The genomic region TGATTTTATTAGAGAAGTTCCTCCAGGTTAAgtgttctttatgtttttcacTTCTCTAACATGCTTAGCACACGCTGTGCCGATGGTCAATGTTGAATAAACTGTTTCATTAAACAAATGAGTAGGCTGCACAATGAAACTTTTCCTCTACAAGATTTTTGAGATAAACAAGTCCTTCCAAATATTATAGAAATTGCACTTTATCTTCACTTACTGCCTTAACATTTCAAATAACAGTGTATAAAATTCACATCCAGTTAGACAACACAAGTTGTGGTTGCTATGGTAATGGGCTCAGAGCCtatgagcagaaaaaaataattccttttgaacaagatatttatttgtgtgtccAGTTACGTGGCAAGAGTattttcctttggcttttctttACAGTAATTTATTCAGGCAGATGACCTTTTATGCATATAAGTTCtcctgaggaagagagaaaataaatatattaagttttTATATTGAAGCAGTATATacagagaaatgtttttaataagaattgaTGGTATGTCTCACATTTTAAAGGGCCAGACATGGTCACAGGGGGATCCAGGAGCAGCAATTTGAAATGAAGAGACTAAAAAGCAACAATCAAGACACATGTCCTTCCAAGTGAATTTGAATTGATGGACAACAGCAAATCTCTATTTTGAACCGGACCTTTATTGtgaagaagctttaaaaatatttatattaatcatACAGCAAAGTACCAAGCTaatttggaggaaagaaaaaaataaaatacaaaagactaGTTAGAGATGATTATGAGAATTCTGGTGTGCTAAAATGATAGATACTGAGAAGAAAGAATGGACAAAACTTGGTAACAGATACTATTAGAAGCACAATATCCCAGAAGTAGTGAGAAAAAGCATGGAGAAGGTAGGGTTGTAGGTGCTTTCCTTGTAACAGCTGTTttcacgttctttttttttttttaagttttcatttatttattttgagagagagaacgagaacgagtgggggaggggcagagagagagagagggagagagagagaatcccaacaggccctgtactgtcagcccggagcctgttgtggggctcaaacccatgaactgtgagatcatgacctgagctgaaatcaagagtcagatgcttaaccaactgagccatccaggcacccctccccttctgtttttaaaatcaaaagggCAAAGGAGTTGAGGGATGTACTTTAAAATTTAGcattccttcttctttccccctttttatatGTTACTAGCAAACATGTCTATTTCTGGCTGCTGGTAACAGAAAATTCACTCCTCTTTTTCCTGGAAGCACTATGCCCTGCTGTGAGCTGAAAGAAGATTCTGCTAGACTTGAAGATGATAAAACTTTCGTTGACCTTATTGCTTTGTTTCCAACACATTTCCACATACATTATGCCACTTAGTTTGCAAATTAAACCTATAAGGCAGGAATTATTAATctaattttgcagatgagaaaactaagctCAAATGTGTTTAAGGCTGAAGCCACAATGTCCATCATGCTACAGCTGAATGAATTAGGCTTTCATTGTTCATTCagtgttgtttcatttttaagttttcaattcaCATACGAAACAGATTGTGTTATAAACTGTTACTTTATATTGGTTGTCGGCATCTTAACACATTTAcccttagaaataataaatggccTTACATTTCCAGATCTCAGATCATATCTACTTAACTCATAATATAGCTGAACTATATTACAGCTCTAATAACAACATGGACATTAGCCAAAGAGGTATTATGTTGTTGAACCTCACTACTGGAACACAGAAGTGAAGAGTTAAGGGTATCTTTTTATTtgaatccattttctttccttccttccttccttccttccttccttccttccttccttccttccttccttccttccttccttccttttagagagagagcacaagtgggagagaagggcagagggggagaggcagagagagagagagagagagagagagagagagagagagagaaatcttaatcaggctccacgctcaatgcagagcccaatgcagggctcaatctcacaaccacgagatcatgacctgagccaaaatcaagagtggggttgcttaactgagccacccaggtgcccctgaatccaTTTCTAATAAAAGACAtggattatttttctctattcctaTCCAGGCCTCTTCTAAAGGTTAAGTTGTTTAACCCTAAATTATTCTTAAACCTTGGGTCTTCCtgtatttagcaataaaaattaCTACCAATTGAATATACTATAGTAATATTTGtgatggaaaatatttaaatccttCACAGAAAGTCAGTTTTCctttaacagaaaataagaaagctgCTTCAGactttctgtcttctctattAAGCAACTGATATTATGTATTAAATGGTGATgatggatattaaaaaataagttataattttccagaacattaaaatgtattattttgaaagCAAGCACGATTCTCTAGAAtagaaagatcaataaaacaatCCATTAAGATTATCATCAGAAAATCCTTTGCTTTCAAACGTATCTATTCAAAACTGTCACTCTGTGAGCCGCAAGGCTTTGTTTTGCTTGATCGAGAAATGAATGTGACTTTATAATCTGTATTCAACCACGAACAGCTGCTCATTAATAAAAGGCCATTAAAGTCCAAGTCAGAACAGCAGGTCTAAAATTATGCTTGAGGAAAAAACCATCCCTTTAGTGAAAAGACAGAGAATTGGGTTGGGGAGATCTGGAAACACTGGGCTGTGTTTGCAAGGTCTGCCCTAACTACTGGGCAGGGATGGGAGGACAGTTGACAAAACACTACTCAGACCCACATGGAGAGCTCAGAACAACAAAGCCCATATAGGCTTTGAACTGGGAGATTAAATGGTGAGCTGGAAGTTGataaaagtgaataaatcaaGTTGGTGATTAGGGATTGGGCAGGGGCAAATCAGAAGCCTCAAAATGGGCAAAGTGTCTGAACACAGAGCAGGTAGAATTAACTGCAACCCATGGAAGACAGGCAATTCAGAAAATTTTTCATATACCAAGTCTATGCCTTATCCTCCTCCCACTTGACATTTGGTGGTCCCTATTCCCACCCCACCCAAGCCTTGGGCGGAAGACTGGACCTCAAATTGCACACTCCCAAAGGATGGTCCCCATGTAAGATCCCAAGTTATTGGCAGCTGTGATTCCCAATTACAGAATTACTAGTCAACGACTGAAGatgattttaaatgtgatttcatAGGTATTTTCAAAGTAAACCAAGTCTGCAATCTttaacaagttttgttttgttattgtgttggaaaagaaatattcagTAACTAGttgtttctagaaaaatatataccttttgttttgtttcatttgcaaatggcaaatttaatttaaaaaacccttaagaataaaaaatatcataGGGGTATGATAGTTTGAAGCAAAGATATGTGtctaagaaaaaacattttgaaaatatgtttttgtcaAGATGTAGGCTATTTTGGATTATTGATTAggggaatccaaaaaaaaaaaaattgagggatTTTGCATTGTTAGGATATAGGCATGTGAAGAGATTAAGGTTAGAATAGGTGTTTAAAAGACTGCAGAGGATTTAGTGGGTTTACGGAGGTACAGTAACTGGGAATGATGATGGAATAGTGTACTAGTAGTATAACAGCAGCAGCTGCAGTAATAGCTATTGTGTATGTATGCTTGCCACGTGCCAGGCTCTGCCCTAAGAGCTTTGAACCGGTTAGCCATCCTAGGAAGTAGGGACTATTATGTGCACAGGCTGCTTTCAAgcaaacaggcttgagcaatggagtAGAAGAAGGGCCCACAGAGACCCcctggctgaatacagacaggcccatcaggggttccacctcaaaatatccataggccctaactgaccaatggGCTTACAAATAGGCACAATTACCAAAAAAGGGAGAATTCAGTACTTCACCATACCTTCTTATCTTCCCCCTTTAAAAACAGTCCCAGGGACACGtgagaggctcagttggttgagcatctgcctcttgactttggctcaagttatgatcccagggtcctgggatggaaccccatgtcagactccatgctgggctTGGAGGCTGCTgaaaattttctctccctctgcctctcctctgctgtgcTGTGTTGTCCCCTGGCTCCCCTGTGGTGTATTTGAGAAagttctatctcctttgttctgcctcataCACATTTTTTCACCTCCAGGGCCATTGTCCACCTGATCGTGTCTCcacatttgggggctcccatcCAGTGGAGAGACACCCCATTATGGTCAtgttactgatgaggaaactgtgaaataatgtaTCCAAAGTTACATAGAATCATTCTAGAGCAAAAGTTATAAACATACAGTTCATCTCTTGGGGATAAACAAGTTAAATTACAAGAAATGTGGTACAGATTGGAGTGGGAAGGGTACTTACAAAGTAAGTGGGTAGGTGAGTGCTGGTTAGGTGACTTAAATGATTGTagtaaaaaagagataaaaaaaacaaaacataacacgAACTGCTTTCAGCCTCTGACCACATAAACTATTGCTTTGCGACAGTGGAGCAGATAGTTTTCTGACGGCCCCTCGCCCACAACAAGCAAAGAATCCCGGCCTTTTAATAGCATACAGGACAAAAACGGACTTGAAAGAGAGAaccatagaaagaaagaaaatcttagttTGGCAAAATGGCTAGTCTACGCTGCAAGCGACGAAAAAATGCAGGAACAAGGTTAAGTGCCACTTTTTAACTCCTAATTAAAGGAAATTCAATAACTTGGAGGAGGCCAAGTCCTGAATTAAACTAAATGTTTCGCACCCCTAAAGTGGAGGAATGATTGAGACCTGGCTTACCGACAGCCAAATTACCCTGAGACAGCCGCAATTCCCCCATTTTGCAATCTAAATACTGCTCTCCCTTGATCCCATCTGGTAGGGGGATTCTGTAGGTTGAACGAAAAAGGGGCTTGGTTGGAGCGGAGGAACTCTGCACAGAAAGTAGAGCAACACGGAAGGAACCCAGTCGTTCTGAGACGGAACAGTCCGTACTGCCAGCAACAGACACAGAAACCCTACCCGTAACCTAGCCTCTGCCACAGACACGCCGGCCACCGCTCTCCCCGCCCCGCCGGCGCTCATTGGCTTAGCCCGGTCGCCGGACTCGCAGTCTCTTGTCTATTGGGCCAGACAGGACCTGGGCGGGGTGCGGAAGTGAGGGCCCGGAGACCACCGAGAACCGCCTTCCAGGAGGGCgaagtgggaggggctgggggagtgtTTCCCGAGGAGGGGGCGGCCATGGCAGCTGCGCGGCGGCAACGGCGGCTGCGACGGAGCGCGCGCCCGGCTTTGAATGAGCGGGGCTGGGACTGAACGGGCGGAGCGCGAGCTCGGGGAAGCGACCGGCAGCGCGCGTGCGCGCGCCTTGTGTGCGCGCGCGGCCCGCGGCAGCTCGGAGCCTCCGccgggcgggcggggagggggaggggcaggtgagtGTGTGCGGCTCGCGCGTGCCCGCGAGGGGCTTCCCTCCGCCACTGCCCCCCGATCCCaacctggggctgggaggggggtcTTCTGCCTTTCCCTGGTCAGCCTTCTTCTTCGTCCCGCACTTCCTGccctcccaccttccttttcGCCCCTCCACCCGGTTTCTCCCCTCTACGGCCGACTGCCACTCTGGGGTACTGTTTCCGGGTCGGGGTGACCTCTGGGGTGAAGGAACTGCGACTGGGAGCAGGCCCTGGGCGTGCAGCCCTCACCACGCCGCGCTCACGCGTGGAAGGCACGCCTGCGGGACGCAGGCGCGGAAGCCCTCGAGTGTCCGAATGGGCCCCCGCAGGTCCTTCCTGCCCTTCTTCTGCAGGCCTTGCTCCTTCCCAGATTTTTCCAAAATCCAAATCCCAACCTACCCCTGCACCCACTTCTAGCGATTTAGAGCGTTTCTCTGAGCGCCGTTTGCATGGCGTTGGGTTGTGTAACCTGAAAATGctcttgtttttctcatctgtacagtgggtatgatttttttttttttcatcagccAGTTTCAGGTGGGTGACCATAAGTGAAAGCATTTTAGTCATGAAACTCCTACCTTTTGAGTCATTCTGGAGATCTTAACTCTATCAGCCCTCCTTGTTAAGAGTTCGGGTGTCACATATTTGAGGGCCTTTAAGTGGCAGAGATGGTACCTTCAGCGTTCCACTGTACAACCCACTCCCACGTTCCACTTCTAGTTccctttctctttggtttttcaCATGTGAGTtcaggtaaattttatttttgcagtcTTGTGATATTCCTTAACCAACTTGAGACTTACCAACTTAATTTGAGGCTGCTCCGTACTATACTAGAtcgtatgtattttttaaattttattttggtattgaaaaatttcaaaaatatgtttttagaatTACAGCAATTGAAGACTTAATTTATTCTGGTGTGTACTAACATAGATTTTGGCTTGGCTTGTTTGACAAATTGTGATCTAGTGACTCTGCTGAAAGGGTCTCGCCGGCACTTTAAGGGTTACAAGGAAGGAAGATACATTTAATCTTGTAGTTTCTAATGCAGTGTCTTTTCACAAGTGTAGATGAATCTTTCTCTTGACTGAGTGGAGTTCTCATTCCTGTTGATTTCCTAGAGATGTTCATTTCTCCAAAAGCCCTGAGGATAGGTTGCTTCAGAATTCTGATTCTTTTCCTGCTGTATCTtaattttttgcattttcttactaattttaaaggaaattttaatttaaaaatcaggttttattagcattttcagttttgaaagtattttgaagTAACCAAACTGCAAAGTAGCCTAAGATGCATACTTAACAAGTTGAtgaactttcaaaaattaaactgagacaataagtacaaaattaaaagctttgtcaaatgctctATGCTGTGGGGAGAGCCTGGGCTTTGGGGTCAGTCTCTAAATCCTGAGTGAATGAATCTGAGCTTCACTGTCagcctcatctgttaaatgggtatAGTGGAACTTAGCCTCCTTTGTCCTTAGGAGTCCAGCAACGTGATAGAACATAGATTGTCTACAAATATGTCTTGAACATACTGAATACTCAAGGAATGTTAattttccttcattcaacaaatatttgagtacctgctatgtgctTATCTATTGGATAAGATCTAGAAATACCAACCTGAGCAAGACTGATGAGTCCCTGTCTCTTTGGTCCCTTACATTGTCACTAGCCTGTGACAGTTGAGAGCAAACTAAGGGTTTCTCTGTACTGGGTCAATAGTTTTTCCCATCACCCAGGGTAGCATCTGTTAGATAGTAGGTGCTAAACATATATATTCGTTGAATTGAGTGGGCACATTAAGCAACTGTGGGTCTCAACAATATTCCTGCCTGCAAATGAGTGTAATTTATAAAATCAGAAGTATAGTTAACTTGAGTGCATTTTCCCGTTTCATTGCAACTGGTTAGAAAATTTAACCTGGAAATTATAAGATCATCACTGTGTTACTAAGAATGTGCATTGTTAGTGAGGTGTTCTTGGCCTTGGAATTAAATAGACCTCCGTTTGAATCCGAGTCATTGGGTGTAGGAACAGGGAAACATGGGCTTACTCTTAGTGCTTCAGTTATATGAAATGAGAACAATATTATCTATCTCATAAGATGCTTTTATGGGTTAAGAGATAATTTTTAGATAATGCTTAGCATATAGTAGCTGGTCAACAAATATTCGTTCCTCTCTTTTGATAATCACAAAAGCAAATTTTCCATAGAATGAAGATATTCTTCATTGCTGGGGAGAGAATTCTATTGTCAGTAATAGCCccactttctgtttttctgttgaacaaaactttatttttattttagagagtgagagggggagagggggagagagacagagagagagagggagggatggagggagggagagagagcgagagagagagaaagagagagaatcttaagcaggctccacgctcagcaaggagcccaccTAGGGCTTGATCTCTCAATgttgggatcataacctgagatgaaatcaagagtcagacattcaactgagtgagccacctaggtgtaCCTGTTGaacaaaactttaaattttaatttcagttaccaTTGAAATCGGCCAAGTTGACAAATACTGAACAATGACACACAACAATATTTGTGGCAAGGTGATGACAGTGGTTGCAAAggttatatatgaaatttattttcaactgTGCGTGCATGTATATATCCAGAGACCCACACCTTTCCCCAGTCCTTAGATATTAAATGTCTTCTCCCTGATAGAGTATTTCCTcagttctcttcccttttcccccaaGTGCCACATTCCATACAGTCTCttttctagttatctttttttgttataatttttctgaaattttagcctaaatttttatttagggaaatttgctttcttttggttgagagttttatttttgacaaatcaGCTTTAAAGTGAAGCTTTTGTTCATCTTAACTAGTCAGGTCATTCTGTTCATAATAAAGCAGTTAAACCTTTCAGGTCTGTCTTTGCAGCTGATAACTGAAGGTACTAGGTAAACAAGATTCCCTCGGGAAAGATGGTACAGGGCAGATAAGGTATATAGAAAAAACTCTAGtacaaaatatagaatataagtACTGTAAGAGaaatatactggaattaagaAAACTTGATAACAGCccagcaagaaataaaaaaggcttATGCCAGGGAGATTGCAGTGGAAATAGAGAAGAATATGGGCAGTACTAGGAAATGGAATAAGGCCTTTTGACAGTTTGGACATCAGAGACTAAGAGAAAGGAGCAGTCAAAATTATTGCATTTTTTG from Panthera tigris isolate Pti1 chromosome F2, P.tigris_Pti1_mat1.1, whole genome shotgun sequence harbors:
- the LOC122234900 gene encoding uncharacterized protein LOC122234900, which gives rise to MSGAGTERAERELGEATGSARARALCARAARGSSEPPPGGRGGGGAGASLRHCPPIPTWGWEGGLLPFPGQPSSSSRTSCPPTFLFAPPPGFSPLRPTATLGYCFRVGVTSGVKELRLGAGPGRAALTTPRSRVEGTPAGRRRGSPRVSEWAPAGPSCPSSAGLAPSQIFPKSKSQPTPAPTSSDLERFSERRLHGVGLCNLKMLLFFSSVQWSCDIP